A single region of the Bacillota bacterium genome encodes:
- the rsmB gene encoding 16S rRNA (cytosine(967)-C(5))-methyltransferase RsmB — translation MALGLSSARDVALNVLQRVDVHGAYADISLDSFLTRFSPSPPDRALATELVYGVCRRRNSLDWAVESVSSRPVSKMTPWVRNALRMGAYQLLYLDRIPAAVATSETVDLVKKYGHAGTVKFANAVMRALASRVRQLRAELTPATVAEDATVATGVAGAPITPDVRRLSLVYSHPEWLVQHFIEELGMAGAMAFMESDNSVPPLAVRANTLRITVDGLRARLATEGIDAEPCRYAPDGLVIAPGAPYAVLSAHRDGLMQAQDEGSMLVAYALEPRPGEFVVDACAAPGGKTTHVAQLMRNRGRIVACDIHLQRLGLVRELCDRLGVTIVEELACDSRDLGSCLGGGTEVDRVLVDAPCTGLGTLRRRPDARWRKEARDATRMAELQLGILLSAARCLRRSGVLVYSTCTIGRTENQDVIEEFLKREPQFVVDDVRPALPAALRGDVSPRGWLQLLPHRHGTDGFFICRLRKVSAGG, via the coding sequence TTGGCTTTGGGCTTGTCTTCGGCGAGGGATGTGGCCCTGAACGTGCTCCAGAGGGTTGACGTGCACGGAGCGTACGCGGACATATCCCTCGATTCTTTTCTAACCAGGTTCTCCCCGAGCCCGCCCGACAGGGCGCTGGCGACGGAGCTGGTCTACGGCGTCTGCAGGCGGAGGAATAGCCTCGACTGGGCGGTCGAGTCGGTGAGTTCGAGGCCTGTTTCGAAGATGACGCCGTGGGTGAGGAACGCGCTGCGTATGGGGGCGTACCAGCTACTGTACCTCGACCGCATACCCGCCGCCGTGGCCACCAGCGAGACCGTCGATCTCGTGAAGAAATACGGACACGCGGGGACCGTGAAATTCGCCAACGCGGTCATGAGGGCCCTGGCATCGAGGGTCCGGCAGCTGAGGGCGGAGTTGACCCCGGCTACGGTCGCGGAAGACGCCACGGTCGCCACCGGCGTGGCCGGCGCGCCCATCACCCCGGACGTCAGGCGGCTTTCGCTCGTTTACTCTCACCCCGAGTGGCTGGTGCAGCACTTCATTGAGGAGCTCGGTATGGCCGGGGCGATGGCGTTCATGGAGTCCGACAACTCGGTCCCTCCGCTTGCCGTGAGGGCGAACACGCTCAGGATTACGGTGGACGGGCTCAGGGCCAGGCTCGCGACCGAGGGAATCGATGCGGAGCCGTGCAGGTACGCGCCCGACGGGCTGGTGATAGCGCCCGGCGCGCCCTATGCGGTGCTTTCGGCGCACCGAGATGGCCTGATGCAGGCGCAGGACGAGGGGTCGATGCTCGTCGCGTACGCACTGGAGCCGAGGCCCGGCGAGTTCGTGGTGGACGCGTGCGCGGCGCCCGGGGGCAAGACGACTCACGTTGCGCAGCTCATGCGGAACCGCGGGCGTATCGTCGCCTGTGACATACACCTGCAGCGCCTGGGACTCGTCCGGGAGCTCTGTGACAGGCTGGGGGTCACGATAGTCGAGGAACTCGCCTGCGACAGCCGCGACCTTGGATCGTGCCTGGGCGGGGGCACCGAGGTCGACAGGGTGCTGGTCGACGCGCCGTGCACGGGCCTCGGCACACTCAGACGCAGGCCGGACGCCAGGTGGAGGAAGGAAGCGCGGGACGCAACGCGTATGGCGGAACTGCAGCTCGGGATTCTACTGTCGGCCGCCAGATGTCTCCGGCGGAGTGGCGTCCTCGTATACAGTACGTGCACCATCGGGAGGACCGAGAACCAGGACGTGATCGAGGAGTTCCTGAAGCGGGAACCGCAATTTGTGGTTGACGACGTGAGGCCTGCGTTGCCGGCTGCGCTGCGCGGCGACGTTTCGCCGCGGGGCTGGTTACAGCTACTGCCGCACAGGCACGGTACGGACGGGTTCTTCATTTGCAGGCTGAGGAAGGTGTCGGCAGGTGGCTGA
- a CDS encoding ECF transporter S component has product MRGDVTVKRIVRVGFLGAAGALLMLAEFPILPSAPYLKWDAGDVPALLGAFAMGPVVGVVIELVKNTVWQLTGKNATGIVGWTANFLAGASLCLSAGIVYRSWRTKAGALAAMVVGALVMTAVMTAANALVFFPLWGIKGDAVGKMLVTASIPFNLLKGLLTSVITFVMYKKVRSYLV; this is encoded by the coding sequence ATGCGTGGAGACGTTACCGTCAAGAGGATCGTGCGAGTGGGATTCCTGGGCGCGGCGGGAGCGCTGCTCATGCTGGCCGAATTCCCGATCCTGCCCTCGGCGCCCTATCTGAAGTGGGATGCGGGCGATGTGCCGGCATTGCTCGGCGCGTTCGCGATGGGACCGGTCGTGGGGGTGGTCATCGAGCTGGTGAAGAACACGGTGTGGCAGCTGACCGGCAAGAACGCCACCGGCATCGTCGGGTGGACGGCCAACTTCCTTGCCGGAGCGTCGCTCTGCCTCTCGGCGGGCATCGTGTACCGCTCCTGGCGAACGAAGGCGGGGGCACTCGCGGCTATGGTGGTGGGGGCGCTGGTGATGACCGCGGTGATGACGGCGGCGAATGCGCTCGTGTTCTTCCCGCTATGGGGGATCAAGGGCGACGCGGTCGGCAAGATGCTGGTCACGGCCTCGATCCCGTTCAACCTGTTAAAAGGACTGCTTACGTCGGTGATAACGTTCGTCATGTACAAGAAGGTCAGATCGTATCTCGTGTGA
- the rlmN gene encoding 23S rRNA (adenine(2503)-C(2))-methyltransferase RlmN, with protein sequence MAESGGKERRTELLGLTLAEAREFFERSGHPPYRADQVFDWVYSKRREDPREMTNLPLALREWLAGAIVIGLPGVVTSTRSRDGGATKYLFGLADGNAVEGVLMRHDYGLTACVSSQVGCKMACGFCASAAGGFVRNLGAAEMVGQVTSINRALPPDRRVARVALMGSGEPLDNYANCLRFIRIINEPAGLNIGMRHITLSTCGIVPGIKRLQGEGLPITLGVSLHAPNDELRSRLMPVAGQYPLGELVATCRDYANATGRRVSFEYALIDGVNDGHEHVRELARLLKGGLFHVNLIPYNPVEGRPFRTSPPAKVKEFISLLENMGIAVTVRRGFGTDLDAACGQLRRRRGSAGGV encoded by the coding sequence GTGGCTGAGTCAGGCGGCAAAGAGCGACGAACGGAGTTGCTCGGCCTCACGCTGGCCGAAGCGCGGGAATTCTTCGAGCGGTCGGGCCATCCGCCGTACAGGGCCGATCAGGTGTTCGACTGGGTTTACTCCAAGCGGCGCGAGGACCCGCGTGAGATGACGAACCTGCCGCTGGCTCTGAGGGAATGGCTCGCCGGCGCGATCGTTATCGGCCTGCCCGGGGTCGTCACGTCAACCCGTTCCCGCGATGGAGGGGCCACGAAGTACCTGTTCGGGTTGGCCGACGGCAACGCGGTCGAGGGCGTGCTGATGCGGCACGACTACGGGCTGACCGCGTGTGTGTCGTCGCAGGTGGGGTGCAAGATGGCCTGCGGATTCTGCGCGTCGGCCGCCGGCGGATTCGTGCGCAACCTTGGCGCGGCCGAGATGGTCGGGCAGGTTACGTCAATCAACCGCGCGCTCCCGCCCGATCGAAGGGTGGCGCGTGTCGCGCTTATGGGGTCGGGCGAGCCGCTCGACAACTATGCGAATTGCCTGAGGTTCATAAGGATCATCAACGAACCGGCCGGCTTGAACATAGGCATGCGCCACATCACGCTGTCGACATGCGGGATCGTGCCCGGCATCAAACGCCTGCAAGGCGAGGGCCTGCCCATTACTCTTGGCGTGTCTCTGCATGCCCCCAACGACGAGCTCAGGTCGCGGCTCATGCCCGTGGCCGGGCAATACCCGCTCGGCGAGCTCGTGGCCACTTGCCGCGACTACGCCAATGCGACGGGCCGCCGGGTGAGCTTCGAATACGCGCTCATTGACGGGGTCAACGATGGCCACGAGCACGTACGCGAACTCGCGCGGCTCCTCAAGGGCGGGTTGTTCCACGTTAACCTGATCCCCTATAATCCGGTCGAGGGCAGGCCTTTCAGGACGAGCCCCCCTGCTAAAGTGAAGGAGTTCATTTCGCTGCTAGAGAATATGGGGATCGCCGTAACGGTCCGCCGCGGCTTCGGCACTGATCTGGACGCCGCATGCGGGCAGCTCAGGCGGAGGAGGGGGAGCGCCGGTGGAGTATAG
- a CDS encoding Asp23/Gls24 family envelope stress response protein, whose amino-acid sequence MDRETSNQFGRLVLSEEVIATIAGVAATECYGIVGMASRRVADGIAELLGRENLAKGVEVTLDGNKVNITLNVIVGYGVRISEVARNVIDKVKYTVEGATGLAVTRVNINVQGVKVNRK is encoded by the coding sequence ATGGACAGGGAAACCTCCAACCAGTTCGGAAGGCTCGTACTGTCCGAGGAGGTCATAGCGACGATCGCGGGCGTGGCGGCGACCGAGTGTTACGGCATCGTCGGCATGGCCTCCCGCAGGGTTGCCGACGGGATCGCGGAGCTCCTCGGACGCGAGAACCTCGCCAAGGGCGTCGAGGTCACGCTCGACGGTAACAAGGTAAACATCACCCTGAACGTCATCGTCGGTTACGGCGTGAGGATTTCCGAGGTTGCCCGCAACGTCATCGACAAGGTGAAGTACACGGTTGAGGGCGCTACCGGCCTCGCGGTGACCAGGGTCAACATCAACGTGCAGGGTGTGAAAGTTAACCGCAAGTGA
- a CDS encoding ribulose-phosphate 3-epimerase: MSEASARPVKVAPSVLLCDYGRLADEIASVEAAGADLLHLDVMDGRFVPNITYGMPIVEAIRKSTRLPLNTHLMIVDPGRFVREFADLGSDIITVHVEACLHLDKTLRDIRECGAKAGVAISPATPVCAIEEVLPLIDAVVVMSVNPGFGGQKFIEGAVDKTRRVAKMVAGMPVEIEVDGGVSVETAKRVWDAGATVLVAGSAVFRRPDRKAAIEDLRRAAIAGL, encoded by the coding sequence ATGTCGGAAGCCAGTGCAAGGCCGGTTAAGGTGGCGCCGTCGGTGCTCCTCTGTGACTACGGGCGCCTCGCGGACGAGATAGCGAGCGTGGAGGCGGCCGGAGCGGACCTCCTGCACCTCGACGTGATGGATGGCAGGTTCGTCCCGAACATCACGTACGGCATGCCCATAGTCGAGGCGATAAGGAAGTCCACGCGTTTGCCGCTCAACACACACCTCATGATAGTCGATCCCGGGCGGTTCGTAAGGGAATTCGCGGACCTGGGCTCCGACATAATCACGGTACACGTGGAGGCCTGCCTCCACCTCGACAAAACTCTCAGGGACATCAGGGAGTGCGGGGCGAAGGCGGGCGTGGCGATAAGCCCCGCGACGCCGGTTTGCGCGATAGAGGAGGTCCTGCCGCTGATCGACGCTGTGGTAGTCATGAGCGTCAACCCCGGGTTCGGGGGGCAGAAATTCATCGAGGGCGCGGTCGACAAGACCAGGCGCGTGGCGAAGATGGTGGCGGGAATGCCCGTCGAGATCGAGGTGGACGGCGGCGTGAGCGTCGAGACGGCGAAGCGGGTGTGGGATGCGGGGGCAACGGTGCTGGTGGCGGGGTCTGCCGTTTTCCGCCGGCCCGACAGGAAGGCCGCCATCGAAGACTTGCGGCGCGCCGCGATCGCCGGCCTGTAG
- the rsgA gene encoding ribosome small subunit-dependent GTPase A — MGSANTGRVIRCHSNFFDVLLDGEVVRCVLRGRLRLERSEVLAGDWVETVGARDGSHVIQRVLERKNELARPPVANVDMLLVVFTLRQPPLNLAIVDRLLVLAEECGLEAALCMNKADIYSPDEVSPVLNSYAATPYRLIVASARTGQGVAEVRDALKDKVSVLAGQSGVGKSSILNALIPGMGRETGEVSRKTGRGRHTTKGVELLVLPAGGFVADTPGFARLELEAVDKSALVGRFPEFEAFQGMCRFSNCVHRQEPGCAVKEAVVAGRISASRYGNYVLMLDEAEMKEDRRYR, encoded by the coding sequence GTGGGGTCGGCGAACACCGGCAGGGTGATAAGGTGTCACTCCAACTTCTTCGACGTCCTGCTCGACGGAGAGGTAGTGCGCTGCGTACTCCGTGGGCGGCTCAGGCTGGAGCGCAGCGAGGTACTCGCCGGTGACTGGGTCGAGACCGTGGGGGCCCGGGACGGGTCCCACGTAATCCAGCGAGTGCTGGAACGAAAGAACGAGCTCGCGCGCCCGCCCGTCGCGAACGTGGACATGCTCCTCGTGGTGTTTACCCTGAGACAACCCCCTTTGAACCTCGCCATCGTGGACAGGCTCCTCGTCCTCGCGGAGGAATGCGGGCTCGAGGCGGCGTTGTGCATGAACAAGGCCGACATATACAGCCCTGACGAGGTCAGTCCCGTGCTGAACTCTTACGCTGCGACACCGTACAGGCTGATCGTCGCCAGCGCGCGCACGGGGCAGGGTGTCGCCGAGGTGCGAGACGCTCTGAAGGACAAGGTCTCGGTGCTGGCGGGGCAATCCGGCGTGGGGAAATCGAGCATCCTGAACGCCCTGATACCGGGGATGGGGCGTGAGACCGGGGAGGTTAGCAGGAAAACCGGCCGGGGCCGCCATACCACAAAGGGAGTCGAGCTGCTGGTGCTTCCAGCCGGCGGGTTCGTGGCGGACACGCCGGGTTTCGCAAGACTCGAACTCGAGGCTGTGGACAAATCCGCCCTGGTGGGGAGGTTCCCGGAATTCGAGGCGTTCCAGGGCATGTGCAGGTTCTCCAACTGCGTGCACCGTCAGGAACCCGGGTGCGCCGTCAAGGAGGCCGTCGTGGCCGGCCGGATAAGTGCCTCGCGATACGGCAACTACGTACTCATGCTGGACGAGGCGGAGATGAAGGAAGACCGGAGGTATCGTTGA
- the pknB gene encoding Stk1 family PASTA domain-containing Ser/Thr kinase, translating into MTMIGRVLGGRYEILEKVGGGGMAVVYKAYDKYLNRSVAVKVLRSQYASDEDFVRRFKREAQAAASLSHPNIVNIFDVGEIDDTYYIVMEYVEGSTLKQVINSKGRLAPVQALRIAHQICEGLEHAHRRHVIHRDIKPQNILIARDGRAKVTDFGIARAATASTVTHTGTVIGSVHYFSPEQARGGFTGERSDVYSLGVVMYEMVTGKVPFQGDSPISIALKHMHEEIEPVKKVTPDVPDKVALIISRALRKSQSDRYQTASDMLRDIREAMASMGESAIAVTADTGLTDPEEPEPEEDRQATRVKIRRRRNFGWLKWLIPLVMLAGIGGYGAWTIMNWMNVPPVEVPPVVGKTLSEAERIILDRGLVPSVVAEKYDDKTPVSHIISQMPEAGESVKAGRTISLVVSKGQEFTLVPDITNKPLRDAEVLLATAGLDVGAVRMIYHATLPEDTIISQNPRKDTRVTKGTLVDVDISKGPEPAAVAVPDFVGESVQSAVQRIASLNLAQGTITEKDSPDPAGLVISQDPPKGSEVRQGTAVNLVVSRGPGSTQVRKNTIEIEVPDRPVPVDVKVTVEDQSGVRLVYRAKHEPKSKVQVEVYWQGPEAKVRIFFDDILSRDLVLK; encoded by the coding sequence GTGACGATGATAGGCAGGGTACTCGGGGGGCGGTACGAGATCCTCGAGAAGGTGGGCGGCGGCGGGATGGCCGTCGTGTACAAGGCCTACGACAAGTACCTGAACAGGAGCGTTGCGGTCAAGGTCCTGCGCTCGCAGTACGCGAGCGATGAGGACTTCGTAAGGCGCTTCAAGAGGGAAGCGCAGGCCGCGGCCAGCCTGTCACACCCCAACATCGTCAACATCTTCGACGTTGGGGAGATAGACGACACCTACTACATCGTCATGGAGTACGTCGAGGGCAGCACCCTCAAGCAGGTGATCAACTCAAAGGGCCGGCTGGCCCCGGTGCAGGCGCTGAGGATCGCCCACCAGATATGCGAGGGCCTGGAGCACGCGCACCGGCGGCACGTCATCCACCGCGACATCAAGCCGCAGAACATCCTGATTGCCCGGGACGGCCGGGCCAAAGTCACGGATTTCGGCATAGCGCGCGCAGCCACGGCCTCTACCGTAACTCACACGGGCACGGTCATCGGCTCGGTGCATTACTTCTCGCCCGAGCAGGCGAGGGGCGGGTTCACCGGCGAGCGCTCGGACGTCTACTCCCTCGGCGTCGTCATGTACGAGATGGTCACGGGCAAGGTCCCGTTCCAGGGGGACAGCCCGATCAGCATCGCCCTGAAGCACATGCACGAGGAAATCGAACCGGTGAAGAAGGTTACACCGGACGTGCCGGACAAGGTCGCGCTGATCATATCGAGGGCGCTGCGTAAGAGCCAGTCCGACAGGTACCAGACGGCCTCCGACATGCTCAGGGACATCCGGGAGGCGATGGCCTCGATGGGCGAGTCGGCCATCGCTGTCACGGCGGACACCGGACTGACGGATCCGGAAGAGCCGGAACCCGAGGAGGACCGCCAGGCCACGCGGGTCAAGATCAGGCGGAGGCGGAACTTCGGCTGGCTCAAGTGGCTCATCCCGCTCGTCATGCTCGCCGGCATTGGGGGATACGGCGCGTGGACGATCATGAACTGGATGAACGTCCCGCCGGTCGAGGTCCCGCCGGTCGTCGGTAAGACCCTGAGCGAGGCGGAAAGGATAATCCTCGACCGCGGGCTGGTTCCATCGGTGGTGGCGGAAAAATACGATGACAAGACGCCGGTCAGCCACATAATATCCCAGATGCCCGAGGCGGGGGAGAGCGTGAAGGCCGGGAGGACCATCAGCCTCGTGGTGTCCAAGGGTCAGGAGTTCACGCTGGTGCCCGATATAACAAACAAACCGCTACGCGACGCTGAAGTGCTGCTGGCGACGGCAGGTCTGGACGTCGGGGCGGTCAGAATGATCTACCACGCGACCCTTCCCGAGGACACGATAATCTCTCAGAATCCGCGGAAGGACACGCGAGTTACCAAAGGTACGCTGGTGGATGTCGATATCAGCAAGGGCCCCGAGCCCGCCGCGGTAGCGGTCCCGGATTTCGTGGGCGAGTCCGTGCAATCGGCCGTCCAGAGGATAGCCTCACTCAACCTGGCGCAAGGCACGATCACCGAGAAAGACTCGCCCGACCCCGCGGGCCTCGTCATCTCACAGGACCCGCCGAAGGGCTCCGAGGTAAGGCAGGGCACGGCGGTGAATCTGGTTGTGAGCCGGGGGCCGGGATCGACCCAGGTGAGAAAGAACACCATCGAGATCGAGGTGCCGGACCGGCCGGTGCCTGTCGACGTGAAGGTCACCGTGGAGGACCAGTCCGGAGTAAGGCTTGTTTACAGGGCCAAACACGAACCGAAGTCCAAGGTGCAGGTCGAAGTCTATTGGCAGGGTCCCGAGGCGAAGGTCAGGATATTCTTCGACGATATCCTCTCGAGGGACCTGGTGCTCAAGTAG
- a CDS encoding 50S ribosomal protein L28 → MGRKCELCGKTVSVGHSVSHSNIKTKRTWSPNIQRVRALVNGVPRRLYVCTKCLRAGKVTRAV, encoded by the coding sequence GTGGGCCGGAAGTGCGAGCTGTGCGGCAAGACCGTTAGTGTGGGACACAGTGTGAGTCATTCGAACATAAAGACCAAGCGTACGTGGTCTCCGAACATCCAGCGGGTGAGGGCGCTCGTAAATGGAGTCCCGCGGAGGCTGTATGTGTGCACGAAGTGCCTCAGGGCCGGGAAAGTCACCCGCGCCGTTTGA
- a CDS encoding Stp1/IreP family PP2C-type Ser/Thr phosphatase, giving the protein MEYSAFTHQGLVRPGNEDSYCMARLDGTPGAVLAAVADGMGGHEGGEVASSIAVSVTESVVSSSWNSINPHPSKDEYYLALVFSGAVAANRRVHEESLKRFGRACMGTTLTVAIVKGDMLYVAHAGDSRAYVANGTEIRQITDDHSLVGEMVRGGDLTEREAMIHPSRNILTNALGTSEEPRVDLYKAKLSTGDTVILCTDGLTNLVSKEEIQRAVNTTASLDDLVRALVELANSRGGYDNTTVVAIRSTQGGELSA; this is encoded by the coding sequence GTGGAGTATAGCGCTTTCACTCACCAGGGTCTCGTCAGGCCCGGCAACGAGGATTCCTACTGTATGGCGCGGCTGGACGGGACGCCCGGGGCCGTACTGGCGGCGGTGGCCGATGGTATGGGTGGCCACGAGGGCGGCGAGGTCGCGTCGAGCATTGCCGTCAGCGTCACCGAGTCAGTGGTCTCGTCATCCTGGAACTCCATAAACCCCCACCCATCAAAAGACGAATACTACCTTGCGCTCGTGTTCTCAGGCGCCGTGGCGGCGAACAGGCGTGTTCACGAGGAGTCCCTCAAGCGATTCGGCAGGGCCTGCATGGGGACAACCCTTACCGTCGCCATCGTCAAGGGAGACATGCTGTACGTCGCTCACGCGGGGGACAGCCGCGCCTACGTGGCCAACGGCACCGAGATCCGCCAGATCACGGACGATCACTCGCTAGTGGGCGAGATGGTCCGTGGCGGGGACCTGACCGAGCGTGAGGCAATGATACATCCGAGCAGGAACATACTCACCAATGCCCTGGGCACCAGCGAAGAACCAAGGGTCGACCTGTACAAGGCGAAACTGTCCACCGGGGATACGGTAATCCTATGTACAGACGGGCTGACGAATCTGGTCTCCAAAGAGGAAATCCAGCGCGCCGTCAACACGACCGCGTCGCTTGACGACCTGGTGAGGGCGCTAGTTGAGCTTGCGAACTCCCGCGGGGGATACGATAATACGACCGTTGTGGCCATCCGGAGCACGCAAGGGGGTGAGCTCTCGGCGTGA